Genomic DNA from Solanum pennellii chromosome 3, SPENNV200:
CGATTAATAAAGTTGTTTGGGATTTACAGCTGTGGATTGGTGAGGCCATGGGTCAAGTACAGGGATGCTATGATTTGTTGGAGAAGATTCCATCGAAGACGGTTAGGGCGGAAATAAGAAGGAAAAGCTATGAAGCTCTTCAAAAGATGAAGAATAGCAGAGGAATATTGCAAAATATGGATGAGATTTTGGACCTGTTTTATCCCAGAATAGGAACAGCATTAGTCTCTTTTGCTTGGGAATATGACTATGGGCGAACTGTTTGGCTCTTTTGCTTTGAGTATTTGCttttgattttccttttttgccTGCTGTTACGCATATATTGATTTCCATTTTGTTATGTTGTACAAAAGTTACATGGTGCCCAAATTCAAATATTGTGTAtctgcattttattttttattttttttatgaagtcCTGCTTAAAATCTGTAAGATGTTAAAAAGCACAACTTTGATGTAGTAGCTTGGTTTAGGTGCATAGATTTTTATCTAAAGTTTGGACAACCTTCACGAAATTTGTGTGTTAGAGATAACAGTTTAGGAATCCTCCTAAAAGAAATTTGGTCATCTAAACTCATAGATAAATCGAAATTAAGTTGATTTGATTAGTTTATAAGTTTAGCCAAATTGAAAGAAGTCAAATTATTCtgaatatcaaaaaattaattaattaaagaataaaaaattgatgtttcttCTTTCTTAGCATCTTCTTGGCTTTGACCTTAGCAACAAACTTTGAATTTTAGCGTCGATATTTTTTCAGAACTGTGGGAAGAAGTGAGCAGATGGATGAATCAGTTTGCACAAAGTACATAGAAAGCCTTCTGCAAAATGAAAACTCCTTTTCAAGAACCAAAAGGAAACTACGATTGATAATCTGTCTGGTAACTCTGTTCAGTCTCATAGTTGCTGCAATTATCTCTGCTTCAATAATACTTAAACAAGAAACAGAGTCCAAATCACTGTTGTTTAATCCAACAGATGCTATTAGAAACGTCTGTTATCTCATCAGCGATGATCCATACTCATGTTTTGACTCCATTGCTGCACTTTCAGATACCCTGATCCCCTCCAGAGATAAAATTAACCTATCTCGGATCTTCATCCTTTCACTTTATGCTTCACGAATCGAGCTTGAGAATGTCGCTTCTTCACTTGAAAAAGCAATACACATAATTGACACCAAGAGCATTGGGGTACTGAGGAATTGCCAAGGAATGGTCAAATTCTCTCTGAAGCAACTCAATGAATCGGAAATGAGTTTGGGTATCGATCCAGATGAGAAAATATTGGCGATTAATAAAGTTGTTTGGGATTTACAGCGGTGGATTGGCGAGGCCATGGATCAAGTACAGAGGTGCACTGATTTGTTGGAGGAGATTCCGTTGACAGTTAGGGTggaaataaaagagaaaagctACGCAGCCCAGCAAAACATGATGAATAGCATAGAAATATTGCATAAAAAAGACGACATTTTCGATCTGTTTTACCCGAGAATTGGATCCGCATTAGGCTCtttgttttgggaatttgaATATGGCCTAAATGTGTGGCTCTTTTGCTTTGGGTATTTGCtcttgatttttcctttttgccTGTTGTTACGAATATATTGATTGATCTCCATCTAGTTGTGTTTGGTTGCTACAAAACTCGCCATTTTGCTTTCCCATTTTGGTTGGGTAATTAGCAAATTGCAGAAAACAACTTCTTGTGTAAAAATATGTTCACAACTGGATTACTATGGTAAACAATGTCCAGGAGTGGATAGTTGCCAAGGGGTACACTGAACTTTTTCGATTAAAAATTACACCgtatatataaaatgtttttaaaatattctatgTATTGAGATTTTCAACCGGCTCAAAATTCACTTTTGaagttttcaaatttcaagcattatatttttatttttcgaacctATCCGCCTGATCCATTCAAAGATACTTGCTCTCAAAGTCCGTTAACTAATCAGTAATCACTAATTGGCTCTCAAAGAGTCCGTCAACTATGGAGTTTCTGCTTGACTTGTGGAAAAAACTTGTCATGGAAGAAAATTGACCCAGTCTTCAGCCTCTCACAATTTAGCATTATCATTTTTCCTATTCAcacaatattttcattttaccAGAAACAGTCCATTTCCATTTCCATTCAAATTCTGCCATGGATTCAGATTCTGTAAACAAAATCTCTAAGGCATCAGTTAGCCTAAATCTGAATGATCAAACGAActcaagaagaagaaagcagCCCAAGTGGTTCATTACTTTAATCATCTTTTTCATTCTCATCATCGTCGCCATCATCTCTGTTTTAACGATGATTAAGCGAGATTATGAATCTGAATTACCTGCCAATAATCCAGAAAAGGCAATCAAATCCATTTGCTCGCAGACTCCGTACTATCGGACATGCTTTAACTACATGTCAAATTCTCtctacaaaaacaaaaaattaggaTCAACAAAAATCAACTCATCGCAAGTATTCTCCATCTCACTTCATACCGTAATCAACGAGCTCCAGAAAGTCAGTTACTCACTCAAATCCTCCGATTCCTCTACCGATAAGTCAACAAGTCACTGCAACTATCTGTATTTCAACAAATCACTAAGTCAATTGAACAGTTATTTGGCTATTCATGAAGAGAAAAACTCCAGAGCAACGATGACTATGAGATCTGAAATGCTTGACTGGCTCCAAACTGAAAGGCCCAAAATTGCGAGATGCTTGTATTCATTGGAGTTAGACAAGGGTTTGAACACAAAAAAAGCGAACAATTGCTTGATGATTCTGGTGAATATGAACAGCATCTCTGAGATGCTTAATCcatcaattaattttttcactttaGATGCATTTCAAAGCTCGGGGAAAAGTATCGTCGCTTTACTTTTCTCAGATCAGGATTTTGTGGGAGTAGTGTGTATTTTCGGCGTGCAGTTTATTTTCTTGCTGTTTTTGGTTTGTATTCTTTTACGTGTTTGGTGACAATAAActtattattcaattttgatgtattttgtGTTCAGTAGTTTTAATATTTACTATTGGGTTAACATACACatgaaataatcaaatttagattttatctatattattatattaaataatatatccaaattgttcaaattaaattaaattaaattaaatactcataaaatgaagaaagaaagaaaaaaagagtagaaCGTGCTAACAGTTAACATTACCCAAATTCTTATCAACTCTTCAAACCGTGTCGTTCTTCGCCTTACAGCTTTTGCAGAAAAGCTCTCAAATCCAAATTGCATTTCAATGGAATCAATCAACTTAGTAAAAGGCTATGGCAAAGTCAACCCTTCTGAAGATCCATCTTCTTACTCCAATCCCAGAGCCGCCCACAAGAGTCGTCTCACCATCGCCGTCTCTCTCACCCTCTTCCTAACTTTATTCATCTGCGCATTCGTCGGCGCGTTCATCCACGCGTCTGATTCCGACGGCCGCACACCATCTCCTTCATCCAGTTCAGCCGATTCGCTCAAAATCGTCTGCGCAGTGACTCAGCATCCCGGGTCATGCTTTGACTCCATATCTTCCCTCAACAGCACCTCAACAAAACCCGACCCGGAACAATTCCTGAATTTCTCTCTTCAGGCGACGGTGAAAGAGTTAACAGACATCTCTTCGTTGCCAAAGACGCTGATATCGAAGATCAATGACCCAGGAACCGTGTCGGCGTTGAAGGACTGCATTAGCTTATTCGATGATGCGCTGAGTCAACTGAACCAATCGGCGGAGTTGCTGAATGTGGGTACCGGAGAGAGTGCATTGACGGTGATGAAGGTGAAGAATATGCAGACATGGATAAGTGCTGCGATGACTGATCAAGACACGTGTCTAGAAGGACTGGATGAAATGGGATCACCGTTGCTTGGAGAAGTGAAAGCGCGAGTGCAGAAAGCTAAGGAGTACATGAGTAACACCTTAGCAATTCTCAGTAATATGCCTAACCTTCTTAAAAAATTTGGTATCTCtatgcattgattttattttattttttcattccgGAATAGCGCTCCTAATATATTTAAGGGTAAAAAACTTTCACCCGTACACCACAAACTCATGATATCTCTATgcattgagttaatatttcataTGCACAATTTGTACACTTCTTTTTGGCCTGTAATTATGAGTCATTGTACTTTTCTTTGTTTGTGTCTTTAATATTATTACTGGTGTAAATTTGTGCATGTACAAATGACtatgggtcattacatttttaaCTAACAATATatagtataataatataataacataaaattataaaaatatagcaATAGCTTGAAATAATTACAAACATGATCAAGGaaactcataaaaataaaacttctaACATGATTATATATGTCTAAATAATCGAATTATCTttactttttaataataaaagaatcattatttctaaatatatattgttatcATACTTTATCCccttaaaagaaaataatcaataaaacttACATTGTAATAAAAACATCACTTcatcatgaataaaaataaactttactttcaaaaaaaaaaatatgataattttgaggcataataacaaaaacatgaaGACCAATGATAAGTGAAAAAGCAAAATTTTgctatgtatttttaaaaaaaaaatattacacgATATATGATCACCCTCACATTGTTACCAAACAGTAAATATGTGATACTACAACTTGTTATTGAACTACTCTCAATCTTCTTAATTCTATAGattaaaaaactattaaatgtcattcatttattcaagaacTATGAAGGTCAACAATGCTAATTAAAGAatttaatacataatttatataagATCTGTTAGGCGAATCCCGAGTGTTAGGCGTGCTTAAGACGTATAATCGAGCGCTTAGGACGTAAGTCTTACAGAAATAAGCCCTCACACGCAAGTCTTGGTGGGTTTTGATAAAACCCCACCCCAAAGCGAGTCTCGACAGTGTCTTTTAAAAcaatacatataattataactgTTTACGATACAGAATGTTCAGAATATGGTCTTTTGGTTTCTCAATCAGTTTCTTGTACCCCACTTTGATCCTATCAATTTGGATTCGTGTTGATAAGTCTTCATTGAAAACTACAACGCTCTCGATTAGATGTGAGGTACAACACTCTATTGGTTCAATTTCTAATGTAAACTCCAAATTAATCCAGATAGTGATATTTACACTAAACTAGTGTAATTTATCATGGTTAAGCATAAACTGAACTGAAAATACATAAACTAGTATAAACTATCTCACCTCTAGATGAGCCCCAGTATCAAAACAGAAAAAGCAGAAGATACATCATACATATTTTTCAATGTCCTTGTGCTACTAATACATGTTTTGGATCATGTGAACTTTGGCAAGTACATAttgaatcaaaaaaaaaatcattggttGGTTCTTTCACCATGTGACGATAGGCCCAAATGTATTTGCAATAATTAGTACTATTTTTTGCTGATTAACAACCACTAAAATCACAAACAATGCTTCTCAATTTCCCTCATCACTTATCACACTGGATTCCCGGGGTACAAAAAAGATTTCTAATGCCAATCTTTACTTTTAAACATGGTCACAGAAAATCATATTTCTTCTAGTGAAAAGaataagtataaaattaattattttgggaTAACTGGTTCCCAAtcaaacaaaatacaaatattgcGGTGCATTGGTGGACTACTTCACCCTTAGCcaaagattttgaatttgagCCTTAAGTATGGAGAAAATCATATCGGGAACCTCCACCCCGCATGGACTCTGCAATGCATTATTCCGAATTTAATTTGAGCTTCAATGCAGACTCTGAACACGGGAGTCGggatggaaaattaaaaaaaaggtttgtATTATAAGTAGATCAAGATTTTTAGGTTTATACTTAGGCAAAGTTGTTATATATGGAAGCAAAAGGTGAATACAcagtatttaattaatatgcatctttttatctCTACTCTCTACtgttcttgaatatttttatcaccgctaataaaatattaattgtagATTTTCTTTTGTATGTTGTATGTACTTTGAATAATACACTAATTAaacatgatttaaaataatgtcTTATTTATAACATTACAAGATTACAttattaagatatatatatatatagtagtaatTGAGACATTATATAAAACTCTAGGTAgacaatttatattatatattaatattatatacttttaaaaaaaacttgtaaCAACCACTAAGAGATGCCTAGATCCGTGGGCTTTAATTTACTGTTGAAGAAGACTTAATAAAGTGTGTATAAGATCAATATTATTGCTATCCACAGAAGGCAGTACTTGAGATAACTTCTCACTTAGATCATCCACCTCATTGTGTAGTTTTCTTATGTAATTACATGTTTCTTCTAGTAtctttgatgatgatgttaCCTGTACGTGATCAAAAGTTAATTAGTCGGGATGCATGCAAGCTAGTAGTTCGAACATACACTACGGTTATGAAAAAAAAGTGTACTACTACACAATGATTAAATCATAACATTATTTGATTGTAACGTCTAACATGTTCCAAAAGATAAATCTCTCTAGACAAAAAGTACTTTGTAGAATGTACAAAAATTGTCTAAGGTCATATTAGCTGACAAACGACATGTTCTCTCCATTTAAAACAATCTAACTAAAATGGACTTCACACCTAACTagaatctaaaaaattatttcatttgatgAGAATTACCTAAAACAATTATTATGAGATAACAATAATCACCAATTTCCTTAACGAATGTAGGGACAATTTAACAGTCTTCTGGAGTATTTCGTAAAATGTTTTTTGCACATTAATTCCGTATCATATCTCTGTTCGTTTAAAGTGAGCTTAATTACTTAATAATCATCACTTCATCAATTTATCGTTCCTTTTTTGTTTAACGAGAGTGAAATAAGTTAAATCGATATTTATTTTGAGATGGAAGGAGTCAATGTAAAGTATATAGTTTATTAAGTTACACCTATTTAGTATTCTCATCGTTCAATAATACTTGTCCAATATTAAGTTTACACACTCGAAGGATAATTTACTATATCATCCTATTGTTAGCTAAATAGATTGTGCATTAATTCaagtaaga
This window encodes:
- the LOC107014414 gene encoding putative pectinesterase/pectinesterase inhibitor 26 — encoded protein: MESINLVKGYGKVNPSEDPSSYSNPRAAHKSRLTIAVSLTLFLTLFICAFVGAFIHASDSDGRTPSPSSSSADSLKIVCAVTQHPGSCFDSISSLNSTSTKPDPEQFLNFSLQATVKELTDISSLPKTLISKINDPGTVSALKDCISLFDDALSQLNQSAELLNVGTGESALTVMKVKNMQTWISAAMTDQDTCLEGLDEMGSPLLGEVKARVQKAKEYMSNTLAILSNMPNLLKKFGISMH
- the LOC107014413 gene encoding uncharacterized protein LOC107014413 translates to MDSDSVNKISKASVSLNLNDQTNSRRRKQPKWFITLIIFFILIIVAIISVLTMIKRDYESELPANNPEKAIKSICSQTPYYRTCFNYMSNSLYKNKKLGSTKINSSQVFSISLHTVINELQKVSYSLKSSDSSTDKSTSHCNYLYFNKSLSQLNSYLAIHEEKNSRATMTMRSEMLDWLQTERPKIARCLYSLELDKGLNTKKANNCLMILVNMNSISEMLNPSINFFTLDAFQSSGKSIVALLFSDQDFVGVVCIFGVQFIFLLFLVCILLRVW